Genomic DNA from Chaetodon auriga isolate fChaAug3 chromosome 13, fChaAug3.hap1, whole genome shotgun sequence:
ATTTGAAAGTAATATCTATGCCTTTAGCTGAAAATATGTTGATTTAACAGAACATAGTGCACTTTCACACTTCACAGATTTGGCCACATGGAATACAATAATCTGCTCTTGTATCGCCCAAATGTCTCAAGTGTGAAACTTGtccaaagcctgtgtgtgtgtgtgtgtgtgtgtgtgtgtgtgtgtgtgtgtgtgtgtgtgtgtgtctccctctgatTGTAGCTGTTTGCATGCAGGAGTGCTTTATTCAAGGTGTAACATCAGCACAGGCTACCTGAACAACCATTGTcatgcacatactgtagacTCCATCCATGGACTGGGACAAGGGTGGGCGGAAGGTGGCAATGTGGGGGAGGTGGCCAAGGACCCAGATAAGAGGGGGAGGAAGGCCGACTTCAGGTTTGTGTATCTGACTGGATGAGCTCAAGTCCTGGACAGTCGTGAAAGAatctgctgtttcattttcatcatgGCTGCTGTTCAAACAGAGGTTTCCCTGTGCTCTCCACCGTGGCAGAGCCCCTTGTACATTTATGGGGGGTTGGCGTGCAACTCACTGATGGCTGGTAAGTTTTTTCTCTatctctttctatctctctttCAGCTAAGTTTTGTTGTGATGAGGGAAATGAAAGGTCATACATGTGGAATATTTGTTATTTCTTGAGCAAATGCACAAACTTTCTAGTAAGTGTGGTTTAGCTTTGCATTTGTTTCCATTATGCCAAAGATCCTGTCCTTTAAGTTTAGACAAAAAACTTCATGTAACGATTGTTTACTGGGCTCTGCAGGAGCCAGTGAGACCCTGGGTTTGTGTTGTTCAATAAGTTTGGTGTTCAGGGTTGGGATGACCCTGAAAAACCAGATAAGCATGTATTCAAATGAGGCCTCTCAACATTACAATGGACCGAGGGTGAGATCAGATGGCCATGACTGCTGCAGCGTGTCTTGTGAAACCTTCCTGATCTTATTCTGCCTCTCAGACTCCTGGTCGGACAGAACTCCTCTCCATGAAGCCGCCTACCAGGGCAGGCTGCTACACCTGAGAAGCCTCATTGCTCAGGTAAACTTCATATGGGTCTTCCTTTATGTATCTATCAAATACACACAATGCACAGTTCATGCATGGTTGTATATGGCAGTGTTATCCTCTCTGATGTCCCCCACAGGGCTTCCATGTAGACACACTCACCATGGACAGAGTGTCCCCTCTCCATGAAGCTTGCCTTGGTGGCCATTATGCCTGTGCCACATTCCTGCTGGACAACGGCGCAGATGTAAGAGCAATGTCTAGTTTCAGCTTTAAGAAGTTGTGAATAGAGTAAAATTTAACATGGCCAACTTTAGATTAATCAGAAACAATTGAACTCTGCGTGCATGGATGCAATGATTCTCCCTCCTTTGTTCAACTGGTTGGTCTCGGACACATAAGACCACCCTCAAGCCTACTGAGATAGTGTACACgatgtacacatgcacagaaagcTGAATCCTCAACACCATTGTGGCATTTTATAAAAATATGAACTTTTAATACTTGGTAATTTGTTAAAAAATGCAGAGAACAATCTGTAGGTAAGTAAGTTAAGTAATGTGCAGCTCTGTTGACCATGCTATCAATATCTTTCCTGTCATATCTCTCTATAGGTGGAGGCAGTATCAACAGATGGCGCTACACCTCTTTTCAACTCGTGCAGCAGCGGGAGCGCTGCTTGTGTCCGGCTCATCTTGCAGCACAGAGCTTCCATCCACACCCCCAACCAGCTGGCATCACCCATCCACGAGGCTGCTAAGAAAGGTGCATATGTgcaaacatgtctgtgtgtaaagGTGTGATCTGTCAGTGCACAGATTCTCACGCTGTGCTGTTTCTCCATCAGGTCACAGAGAGtgtctggagctgctgctgtcatatgGAGCTCATATCGATATGGAGCTGCCGGTGGTGGGGACTCCGCTTTATTCTGCCTGcttggctggagctgctgcctgtgtgggGATGCTGCTGCACTCAGGTAATGTAATCTGCAAACCATGCAGTGTAAGTCAGGAACAGTCATAAGTGACATGGAGAGCTGTTTATACCCCAAACAGGAACATATATGATGTGATGAATTTCATAGCCCCTCGAGCTTTCAGGCATGTTTTACACAAGTTAAATAAATTATCTTTTTCTGgcacatctgtgtttgttggtTCAATTTGCCCAACTGTTGCTGtacatcatttaaaatgattcatGGCTGTGCTTGTAGTTCCcgttttttcatttcactttctgaTTACTCACCACTTCTCACAGTGCTGGAACAAACAGTCTGCGAGGACACCTGGATGGTTTCGATGTTTATTGTCTGAATCGTGTTATTTGGCTGTTCTGACCTTTCAACTTTGATCAGGTGTTTAACCGTTTCTGTTGCACGTGTAGGAGCAGATGTTCGAATAGGGTGTGGGCAGGACAGTCCTCTACATGCTGCAGTTCGAGGTGGAGGAGCCAGCGTTGTGGATCTTCTGCTGGACTTTGGGGCTGATGGGTGTTGTAGGAACGCAGAGGGAAAGACTGCTCTGGATCTGTCATTGCCAAACAGTGAAGAGAGAATTGCCCTGCAGAAAAGAGGTATGTTTTAGACAATTGCATGTTCCACAACCACCCAAAACCCAGTTGCCTTATTTTCTAGAAGGTTTAAaaactccctctctctgcccttgCCTGCCCAGGTccttgctctctgtctcatctctgTCGGTTCTGTATTCGCCGAAGTCTGGGAGGGAGTCGTCTCCACAGAGCCTCCAGCCTCTTCCTTCCTCACAGCATCAAGGACTTCCTCCTCTACCAATGAGATGTCTCTGTGGCTCTCTGTGTGCCCTGTGTACTGATTTGTCCTTCACATTTGTGCCTTGTCACTCACTAACAAAGCACgtgaaaaaaaacatccacatttgGAAAATGGGACTACATTTTGTCAGTCATCTGATTTTGCAATACGGTTGCTTTTAATGTTACAATAATCAACGTACgttgaaatgaaatattttggaTACAAGGGTGTAAAGTTCCGAGTTGCATTCATATTGCAGTGCCTGTAATGAATCAGGTTTTGTATTTATATACTTTTAATGAAATGCTTTccatttaatgtattttacattattctaaaactgtttttaaataaaagctgcaaatcAAAATCTGTTGACAGGTGTTGTGGGATGTTATTACGCCTTTTATGGCTCCAGAGAGAGCTGTATGAAAGctgataaattgcctcaagtgatgtccCTTGAGCTCACTAAATCCCTGTATCCTGCTCCTCAACCTTGCTTGAGGCTAGTGGCTgaaggctacattagctgctattAGCATAACAGCCCcgtgggtaatgtaggcaccaggttttgatGGAAGAAGGAAGAATAAAACTGttgatatctctggttctgctgcagtgattttgatcattttcttaAAAACTGTCAACACCACTGAAGGAGTGTAATGATAAATCAGTGGGGTACTCCTTTAAGATTACACTTTGATATTTTTATGCAAGGATCTCACATAATAGGTATGAAGTGTAAATTTCCATATTTGTTGGGTTTGTTCTGCATCCCTATTAATATCTTTGAAACTAGTTAATGATTGCTTACTTCATTTCCATGTCTTGTAATGCTTCATATATTGTTATTTCCTTTTGTGGACCACAAATGTGCTCAACCCTTCTAATCATCCTGCTGTCTGCACATGTATGTCTGCACTTTCTACAATAAATCCATTAACTGGAGGATCTTCTCTCCATCATAACCATATCCGCAGGAAACCCAAACCAGTTACATTTCCCACAAGTCTCAGTATTAATCTTACTATAAGTAACATGAATAACCAATGGACTGTGAATAAGGAAACTGGAGACAACCTCAGACATTGTCCTGATGACAGAGAGATAGCTGAAAACATTTGGTGAATGAAGCATGGTGTACTGGAAATTGAGTATGTAATCGTAAGTAAAGATCAAACAACATGGGTTCGGTGTATGCCCAGCTTCTGTAACGCTGTCAAGGCTGACATGAGATACAATTAAGGATAAAAggacacagttaaaaaaaaaaataataacagcagTAAGAGAAAAGCATCTGAAGAACTGAGGGATGGACTGAGTTTGGTTGCTCAAGGGGAATTATTTTCCAGTATTGAAATGCCACCCTGAAAGGTCACCTCTGCAGAGACCCGAAAAATTTTGTTTGATCTGAGTTAAGTTGACGTTTAAACGGCAAGGAGAAGCCTCAGCCTTCAGCACAGGCCCTGAAAGAGGGATGTATGTTgtgatttttgtctgtgtgtgtgtgtctgtgttgactCCTGTTGCTCATGTCCAGAATCAGTCGTTATGAACTGTACATGTGAGAATATATTACCACTTAGAACAAACTGTCTGCGTCTTACAGCGACGCCTCCATCTGTTGACGGTGTTgtacacagaggacacactggATTAAACAACTTGGatgttgacattttctgtgaAGCCAGAATTCTCACTGAGTTTACAGTGAGGGTCCAGTTTATGTACCAAGAAAAGATtcaatgcaataaaatgaacatttccaAGGACATAATTTAATTGATgcctctgctttcagctccatTCACTTGTGTTGCTGTAAGGGAAAAGGTCAGATATGCTGCAGAGTCTTTTCTCAGAGTGAAGGACTGCTGCATATCGGCTCTCCAAATGAATTCAGTTAAAAGTGCTATcgactgtttttattcattggTTTTTAACAGCTCATAAAAATGAAGACCAGAAGGGCTCACACATCTCAACTCAAGTTTAATTATACATAAACATCCATATACatgaagacacaaaacaacaagaaattTACACCGCTGTCCTGTAAATTGTGACTTCACAGTTAAAATGCTATCAAAAATGTGCACCTAGATCTTAAACAATTAGTCAACTGTCAGAAAATTAATGATCAGTGATTTCAATAATCTTTCAAGCATTTTCTGTAAACACAGCTACAAGTTTACAGCCATGTTAGCTTCTATGTGAGGCTGTATGCATGcacagtgctttgagctaaatgctaattgacttggagctaaatgctaattgacttggagctaaatgctaattgacttggagctaaatgctaattgACTTGGAGCTAAATGCTGATTGacttggagctaaatgctcagCTATTTtgtgcatgctaacatgacaCAGGATGTCACCTCAGGCTTTGGGaaattgtgttgtgttttccgACATTTTTTAGACTAAAAAATTCATCAGTTATTCATAAATATAACCAATAGATTAATGAAGAATATAGATAAAAATTACATCACAGTGCTGAAAAATTACAAAGAGCCGCTTAAACTTATACATACGTACAGAATATATGTTGAAGTAAAGCCAACCAACCAACACATCATTAACACATAGATTTTAACAGAAATATCTGTATGCACACAATATTTGACCTTTGACAGTTCTAGTAACTTAACACAAACATTCTAATGTCGCATATAGAGTCTTTCTAGTATGCAGAATAAAAAAGGTATCATGttcacactgaatattttaCCACATTAAAGTCTCAAATGTCAGAGGAGCCGTCTGCTCTATCTGCAGCACATGTCATCTTTTTAACAATGTCAGATAACAACGTGCACGATAAAGCAAATGTCAAGCTTTTCATgcatggtttccactgacaaacacagctgatcaaatcttcttttttttgtcgtGTAAAGTCAAAGATAATGCACGATCACACATTCAGCTCACATGCACAAAACAGACTTataatacagagaaaacaacatttattttgttttgaatcGGGTTTGAAAGCTAAAATGTGacagtattttgttttgtgagaAAGGTAAAAGAGAGTTTTGAGTGCAACAACTCACCATACTGAAGCTGACACTTTTAAATCAGATCTGAAGGTGCGGCCTGCTGAAATCGATGTGGGCAAAGAAGGTTAACGCGGCTTCAGCTGTGGTTAAGCACAGGTGTTGTGAGgtatgtgaaaacacacatgctttcAGACAGTGGTTATATTTGTACTCCCACTGTTCTGACTGTGCAGCCGCCTGGGAGAAGAGCAGCACAGGAGCTGCtttttgaagtgtttgttgAAGCTTTTGCTCATCAGGTAGAGGGCAAACGGGTTCACACAGGAGT
This window encodes:
- the asb11 gene encoding ankyrin repeat and SOCS box protein 11, translated to MAAVQTEVSLCSPPWQSPLYIYGGLACNSLMADSWSDRTPLHEAAYQGRLLHLRSLIAQGFHVDTLTMDRVSPLHEACLGGHYACATFLLDNGADVEAVSTDGATPLFNSCSSGSAACVRLILQHRASIHTPNQLASPIHEAAKKGHRECLELLLSYGAHIDMELPVVGTPLYSACLAGAAACVGMLLHSGADVRIGCGQDSPLHAAVRGGGASVVDLLLDFGADGCCRNAEGKTALDLSLPNSEERIALQKRGPCSLSHLCRFCIRRSLGGSRLHRASSLFLPHSIKDFLLYQ